TCTCGGCGGACGAGCTGCTGGCCCGGGTGCGGGCCAACCTGGACCGGGCCCGGGCCCGGCTGCGCCAGGGCGAACTGGCCGCCCAGGTGGTGGAGTCGATCTCCGACGGGGTCTGGGTGGCCGACCCCGACGGGGTGATCTTCCAGGTCGACGGGACGTTCGAACGGCTCACCGGGTACGGCCAGGCCGGTGCCCCCTACCGGCCGCCGTACCCGTGGTGGCCCGACCCCGCCGCGTACCCGCAGGAGCGGGCGCTGCTCGACCGGGCCCTGGTGCACCTGCTCGACGAGCACGTCGGCGGCTACGAGGTGCCGTTCCAGCACCCGGACGGCCGGCTGTACTGGGTGTCGGTGTCCGCCACCGAGGTGCCGGATCCGGAGAACGACCGGGTGCTGCTGGTCGGCACGGTCCGGGACGTGACCGCCGAGCACGAGGTGACGCAGCGGCACCGGGCCGCCGCCGCCCTGGTCGACCGGCTGGGCGGGGCGACCGACGAGGCGGCGGTCCTCACGCTGACCGCGGACGCCCTCGGCCGGGCGTTCGACGGGACGGCCTGGCTGGCCCGGCGGGACGACACCGGGGCGGCGTACGCCGGCACCGGCCGGGTAGCCGGGCTGGACCCGGCGGTGGCGGCCCGGCTGACCGGCGCGGAGCCGGACGGGCCGGCCCCGGACGCGGAGGTGCCGGGGATCGGTGGCCGGCTTCGCACCGCCAACCGGGAATGGGTGTACTGGGTACAGTTCCTCGCCCCTCGGCCGGTCCCCGCGGACGAGCGGATGCTCGGCGGGCTGCTCGTCGCGGCCGGCAGCCAGGCGCTGCAACGGGTGGAGACGGTCGGGCTCCAGGACGCGACGGTGGAGGGGCTGCGCGACGCGGTCCGCGAGGCCACCGAGCGGGAACGGGCCTGGCGGGCGGAGGCCACCGCCCGGGTCGAGCAGCAGCGCGCGGAGGAGTCGGCCCGGCGTACGGCGGCGGTCAGCCAGGCCCTGCTGGACAGCGCCCCGGTCGGGTTCGGGCTGGTCGACACCGAGCTGCGCTACCTGCAGGTGAACCCGGCGATGGCGGCGATCAACCGGCTGCCCGCCGCCGACCACATCGGCCGGCGGCCGAGCGAGTGCCTGCCGTTCTACGAGCCGCGGATGGAGGAGCTGCCGCGCCGCGCGCTGGCGCACGGGCCGATCGTCGGGGTGGAGTTCACCGTCGAGGCGGAGCCTCCGGCGACCGGCCGCCAGCACCTGGTCGCCAGTTACTTCCCGATCCGGATCGCCGACACCGACGAGCTGGCGGGGCTCGGTTTCACCGTCGTCGACGTCACCGAACGCACCCGCCTGCTGGAGGCGCTCGGCACGGAACGGGCCCGGTTCGAACAGCTCGCCGCCACCGACGTCCTCGCCGTCTTCGGCGGTGTCGGTGAGCGGATCACCGAGGCGAACGAGGCGTTCCTGGCGATGCTCGGCTACACCGGCGAGGACCTGGCGCGGGGGCGGTTGACCTGGCCGGGGCTCACTCCCCCGGGTTGGGAGGAGCCGGACCGGCGGGCGCTGGTCGAGTTGGCGGAGACCGGCCGGGCGCGGTCCTACGCCAAGGAGTACCGGCACGTCGACGGGCGCCGGGTGCCGGTGCAGATCGGCGTGGTGGCCCTGGAGCGGGAGCCACTGCGCTGGCTGGCGTACGCGACGGACCTCACCACCGAGCGCGCCACCCAGGCCGAGCTGCGGCTCTTCCAGGCCCTGGTGGAGCGCTCCGGCGACTTCATCGCGGTGGCCGCCCCCGACGGCCGGGCGGTCTACGTCAACCCGGCCGGGCGGGCGCTGGTCGGGCTCGACGGGTCCGGCGGCGTGGACGGGCTGGCGCTGGTCGACTTCGCCGCCCCGGACGCCCGCCAGGTGTGGCGCAACGAGCTGATCCCGGCCGCACTGACCCGGGGCCACCACCGGGCGGAGAGCCGGCTGGTCCGGCTGGACACCGGCGAGCAGGTGGAGGTGGACCACCAGACGTTCACGGTGACCACCGGCGAGGACCGGGAGACCACCGCCTTCGTGGCGACCGTGGCCCGGGACATCAGCGAACGACAGCGGACACTGCGGCAGGCGGAGGCGCTGGCCCGGTTGGCCGGTGGGCTCAGCTCGGCGCGCGGCCGGTCGGCCATCGTCGACGCGGTGACCACGCTCGCGCCGGCGGTGGTCGACGCCGCCCTGCTGCGGGTGGCGATCGCTCCGCCGGGGGGGACCGTGCTGGAGGTGGCCGGCGGGTACGCGCCCCCCGGTGAGCTGCTGGTGGACGCCGACGAGCCGCTGGCCCGGGCGGTCCGGGACAACGCGGTGCTGCCGCTCGCCGAGGCGGACGGCACCAGTGGCGTCTGCCTGCCGCTGCGGTACGGCGACGGGGGCGCGCTCGGCGCCCTGGAGGTGCGCTGGGACCGGCCGGTGACCGACAACGAGGCGTTGCGCAACCTGCTGGACGCGGTGGCCGGGCTGTGCAGCCAGGCGTTGCAGCGGGCCGAGCTGACCGGGTCGGCGCAGGCGATGGCCGACTTCGCGGCCCGGCTGAGCGTGGCCCGGTCCACGGTGGAGGCGATCGACGTCATCCTGACCGCCGCGCCGGTGGCGCTCGGCGCCGCGCTGCCCGGCCTGGCGATGCACGACGAGGGTCGCCGGATCCGGCTCTGGTACAACGACGAGGTGCCCGCCGGGCTGGCCGCCACCTTCGCGGACCTGACCGTCGACGACCCGCGGCCGGTGGCGTACGCGCTGCGGGCCGGTGAGCGGGTGATCCTGCGGAACCGGGGCGAGTTCGCCGAGCGGTTCCCCGGCCTGCCCGACCCGGTGGGCGGGCACGGCCTGGTGACCACGGTGGCGCTGCCGTTGTTCGACGCGCAGCGGCGGCCGATCGCCGCGCTGGGCTTCGGCTGGTGGCGGGAGCGGCCGTTGCGCGAGGGCGACCTGGCGCTGCTGGACACCATCGCCGATCTGTGCGAGCAGACCCTGGAGCGGGTCCGGCTGGCCGCCGCCGAGCACAACCTGGTGACCCGGCTGGCCGGGCGGCTGCGCAGCTCGACCCTGACCACGCCGAGTGGGCTGGAGTTGGCCACCCGCTACCAGCCGGCGATGAGCGGCCTGCACCTGGGCGGCGACTGGTACGACCTGGTCGGGCTCGGCGACGACCGGCTCGCCGTGGTGCTCGGCGACGTGGTCGGGCACCGGGTGGAGGCGGCGGCCGACATGGCGCAGCTGCGCACCATGCTGAACACGCTGATCCGGCTGGGCGTACCGCTGGAGGAGGTCTTCGTCCGGCTGACCGAGCTGCTCGGTTTCGGCTTCCTGGGCACCTGCCTGGTGCTGGTGGTCGATCCGGCGGCCGGCGTGGCGCACGTCGCCCGGGCCGGTCACCCGCATCCGGTGCTGCTGCGCCGGGGCGGGGCGCCGGAGCCGGTCAGCACGGTCAACGCGATGCCGCTGGGCATGGTGCAGGAGCCGATGACGATCGCCACGGTCCCGTTCGGCCCGGGCGACCTGCTGGTGGCGTACACGGACGGGCTGGTGGAGCGGCGCGACCGCTACTACGACGAAGGGGTGGCGGCGCTGCACCGGGCGCTGGTCGGGGTGCGCGACGAGCCGGTGGAGGCGATCGCCGACGCGCTGCTGCGTGACCTGTCCGGTTCCGAGGACGACCAGGCGCTGGTGGTGCTCCGGCACGTCGGCTGAGCGTGTCCGCACGCACAATCGCCGTCGGCGACGTTGAAGGCGGCGATCCGGGGGAAATGCAGCGGGTCGGTGGCTAGATTTGCCGCAGACGACGACGCACAGGAGGACCGCCATGGCGACCAGTGCCAGCAGCACCCAGCCCGCGAAGGCGTCGGGTACGTACCGGATCGGCGGCGACCTGCAGGTCGACCGGCTGGGTTACGGGGCGATGCAGCTCACCGGGCCCGGGGTCTGGGGCGACCCGAAGGATCCGGCGGAGGCCGTCCGGGTGCTGCGCCGGGCGTACGAGCTGGGCGTCACGTTCATCGACACCGCCGACTCGTACGGGCCGTTCGTCTCCGAGATGCTGATCAAGGAGGCGCTGCACCCGTACGCCGACGACCTGGTCATCGCGACGAAGGCCGGGCTGACCCGCTCGGGCCCGGGCGACTGGCGGCCGGTGGGCCGCCCGGAATACCTGCGCCAGCAGTGCGAGCTGAGCCTGCGTCACCTGGGCCTGGAGGCCATCGGGCTCTATCAGCTGCACCGGATCGACGAGCAGGTGCCGCTGGCGGACCAGCTCGGTGAGCTGGCCCTGCTCAAGCAGGAGGGCAAGATCCGACACATCGGGCTGTCCGAGGTGACGGTGGAGCAGATCGAGGCGGCCCGGAAGATCACCCCGATCGTCTCGGTGCAGAACCTCTACAACCTGGCCGACCGCAGCGCCGAGGACGTGCTCGACTACTGCGCCCGCGACGACCTGGCGTTCATCCCGTGGTTCCCGATCGCCACCGGCAACCTGGCGAAGCCGGGCGGCCCGCTGGACGCGATCTCCACCGACCACGGCGCGACGCCCGCGCAGCTCGCGCTGGCCTGGCTGTTGCGCCGGTCGCCGGTCATGCTGCCCATCCCGGGTACGTCCTCGGTGGCGCACCTGGAGGAGAACGTGGCCGCCGCCGAGGTGCAGCTCACCGACGACGAGTTCGAGGCCCTCGCCAAGGCCGCCTGACCTCGCGTACGCCGGACGGCCGGCCGCCCCCGGTGGGGTGGCCGGCCGTCGGTGCGTGGTCTAGACGGCGAAGCAGTTGGGGCGGACGGTGGCGTCGGCGAGCACCTGCCGGACCGCCGAGTAGGTGGTGCCGTCGAGGACGAGGCCGAGGTGGCCGACGACCCGCAGCGGGCACCACGCCTGGATGAGCACGTTGGTCGCGCCGTCGGCGAGGACCGCGTTGTCGACCGGGCGGACCAGCTCGTCCTGCCAGGTCCGGATGGTGCTCCAGCGCACCGTTCCGGGGGTGTCGTCGCCGCCGTTCAGGTCGCCGAGGAAGCTGGACCCGATGGACATCTGCTGGCAGGCGGGGATGCCGGCGCAGCTGCCCAGGCCGACGAACTTGAGGATGTTGGCGACGTAGGTGCCGTACTGCGGGCTGCCGAGGCTGAGGTAGTGGTCGACCTTGGCCCCGCCGCCGAGGAACTTGACGTACCAGCGGGAGACGAGGCCGCCCTCGGAGTGGGTGACCAGGTCCACCTTGGCCGCGCCGGTGCTGGCCCGGACCTGGTCCACGTAGGACGACAGCGCCTTGGCGGACTCGCGGATGTCGCCGAAGCCGAGGTTGGGCAGTTGGTAGATCCAGACCCGGTAGCCGTCGGCGCGCAGCCGGGCGGCGATCGGCTCGTAGGCGATGGAGACGCCGATCAGGCCGCCGACGACGATGACGGGGTTGGCGTCCGCGGCGGCGGCGAGTGCCGTGTCGGCGGTGGCGGCGGCGTCGGGCGGGGCGGCGGTGCTGGTGGCGGTGCGGTCGGCGGTGCGGTCGGCGGCCTGGGCGGCGGTGGCCGGTACGAGCAGGGCGGCGACGACGCCGGTGGCGGCGAGGATCGTTCGGAGCAGCATGGCTGCACCTCCGGTGGGAGGTACCCGGGGGGCCCGGGACGGGGCGGGTGGGGGATCCGATCGATCGGTGGCACGATCATGCGTGGTGCGTTTCACACCCGTCAATGAAAAGTTACGCGCGGGTAACAAGAAGTCGCGCGGTATGCGTCTTCCGGCATACCGGGCGGACGGCGCGGGGCCGGGCGCGTCCCCGCCCGACCCCCGCGCTGACCTGCGACTCAGGCCGCCCCGTCGGCCCCGTTCCCGCCCGCCTCGCGCAGCGCCCGGGTGGCCTGCGCCAGCAGCGCCGCCGGATCGGTCCGGCCGTTGACCTGGAGTTCCACCTCGCCGTCGGCGCTCTGCACCCGGATGCTCACCTCGGTACGCTGCTGATCCACCCAGCTCTGCACCAGGTTGAACAGTCCGGGCAGCAGGCCCTGCGCCACCACCGCGATGATCACCGCGTCGCTGAAGCCGGGGCGACCGCCGGTGGCGGCCGGGTCCCGCACCGTGGCCCGGAACTCCGGCCGTCGGTGCAGCCAGGGCAGCAGCCCGACCTGGACCGGTCGGGTGACGCGGGGGGTCAGCACCAGCCGGACGGGCCGGCCGGGGGACGGATCGGTCACTCGGTTCTCCACTCACTCGTCGCCGGGCAGGAAGGTCAGCGTGCCGTCGACCACCGACAGCACCCCGCTGACGCCGAAGGTCTCGTCGTCGGTGAACGGCGTGCTGCCACCGAAGTAGTCGGTGGTGGTGCCGGTCGCCCGGGCCGACCCCTGGGCGTCGTAGGGCGTCGCCACCCGGGCCGTGGTGGGCCCGGTCAGGGTCAGCTCGATCGTCGGGTACTCGGTGATCTTCCAGGCGATCTTCTTCACCGTGCTGCCGTTGTAGTAGCGGAACGGGCAGCCCTCCGGCGCGGCGACCCGCTTCGCGGCGCAGCCGTCCAGGTAGCGCCGCACGCTCTCCTCCGCGGTCCGCCGGGCGTCCGGCGTGAGCGTCGGGACCAGCTCCGCGCTCCCCACGCTCTCCTGCCCGGGTACGACCACCACCGGCTGCGCCGGCGTCTCGCTGAGCGCGTTGCGCCGACCGTCCACCGTGTACGCCCCGGGCAGCAGCGGCACGCTGACGCCCGCGTCCCCGCCGGCCGGCACCGCAACCCCGTTGACGGTCAGACCGGGCTGCCCGTCGGGGAGCTGGAACGTCGCGGGCCCGGCGACGATGCGCCACTCGTGGAACAGCCCGAGGGTCGCCGACTCCTGGCGTTCCAGCGGCAGCTCGGCATCGAGCCGCCGGCCGGCCAGCTGGAAGGAGACCTTGGCGACGGCCTTGTCGCCGGTGCGGTCGATCGACCGCACGTCCACGTCGGTGGGTGGCTGGTAGCCCTTCGCCTCGACCATCCGGGCGAGCAGGTCGTCCGCCCCGGCCGCCGCCCGGGCACCCGGGGTGAGCTGTTCCAGCGCGGCCCGCGCGTCGTGGTCGGCGAGCGCCTCGAAGTAGCTGTCGACCACCGCCCCGGGGCGGAACAGCGCCCACTGCGCCACCCCGAGCACCCCGGTGCCGACGCAGCAGACCAGCATCACCACGCCCGCCACCAGCCAGGACCGCGGGGTGCCGAGCCCGCCGGGCGGGCCGAACAGCTGCGCGGCGGTGACCGGGGCGACCGGCTCACCGGCGTCGGCCGGGTCGTCGGCGTGGGCCCGGTCGTCGGCGTGCACCGGGTCCGGGGCGGCGGCCAGCCGGTCCAGCCGGTCCAGCCGCAGCTCCGACGGGGGGTGGGTGGCGCAGACCGCCTCGTCCCAGCCGCTGCGACCGCTCTCGAACGACTTGCGCCGCTCCAGCATGTCCCGCATGCCCCGGGTGTGCCCGGCGAGTACGGCACCGGCGTCGGCGCGGTACTCGGCGGCGCGGACGTCCCGGGAGTGCAGCGGCAGCACCACGTACTTCATGGTGAGCAGCACCGGCCAGAATACGACGAACACCACGAAGTTGGTGGCCGGGTGCGGGAAGGTCCGCATCAGCCAGGTGGGCACCGCGTGCACCAGCACCAGCGGCAGCGCGACGCCCCGGACGAAGGCGCTGGTCACCTCGTCCCCGGTGCGCCAGTGCACCAGCTCGTGGCTGAGCAGCGCGGCGACGTCCTCGTCGGACTCGGTGAGCAGGCTGGTGGTGACCACCACGTGCCGGGCGTACGCGCGGGCGTTGGTCAGCACCGGGTCGTCCTCGATGAGCAGCCGGGGCACGCCCGGCAGGCCGAGGCGGCGCGCGCACTCGTGCAGGATCGGCCGGAGCCGCTCGGCCTCGCGGCGGCTGAGCCGGCGCGCCCCGGAGACGGCGAGCAGCCGGGGCTCCAGCAGCACCCGGTAGAGGGTGTAGAGCACGCCGGTCAGCACGGCGGCGGCGACCACTCCGGCGAGGCCGGTCAGCAGGTTGGCCGGTTCGTCGAAGGCGTCCCGCCAGGGCAGCACGAGCACGGCCAGGATGCCGCCCAGGAAGCCCGCGACGAAGAAGAGGAAGCCGCCGACGAGACCGCCGGACCGGTTCAGGAAGGCGTCGAGCAGCGCGCCGACCAGGGGCGCGTCGCGCAGCTCGGGCGGGACGGCGTCGCTGAGCCGGGTGCCGCCGAGGAAGAGGCCGGTGCCGCCCAGGAGGAGCCCGCCCCAGACCGCCGCGAGCAGCGCGACCGGCAGGTAGAACCAGGTGGCCACGAACGCGCCCAGCACGCCCCGCCAGTCCCGCAGGATGCCGGCGCGCAGCCACACCCAGGCGTTCGGATAGCCGGGGGGACGGTCCGCGAAGCCG
The Micromonospora sp. R77 DNA segment above includes these coding regions:
- a CDS encoding PAS domain S-box protein gives rise to the protein MSTTPSAGTPPDGTRWQAVFATGGEMGAAIAAHDWSTTPLGPVQEWPPSLRTAVAIALHSRFPILLWWGDELVMLYNDAYLPILGASKRNALGRAGAQVWPEVWDVIGPMLVDVLAGRGATWNQDQLLLLDRNGFLEECYFTFSYSPIVDESGTPGGVFTAVTETTDRVVGDRRLRLLGALAAGLADSAEPDEVGRRAVKIIGDHPDVPFVRLFVVEAAGLRQVAGNGDVAPAGVEESWPLAEALAGGETRLLPFDPSADPERPGTPMVALVPVPEPGGAAPTSVLVVGLNPRRPVDADYRSFVELLAGHIGTALAGATAYQAEHRRAEALAELDAAKSAFFANVSHELRTPLTLIAGPVRDALTDPAQPLPATLRRRLELVDRNAARLRRLVDSVLDFSRIEAGRLSPDRVAVDLSRFTRDLAAAFAPAAERAGVGFEVACDRLPRPAYLDRLMWEKIVLNLLSNALKATVAGTIRLALADEDGRVRLTVSDTGVGIPADEVPQLFQRFRRVARPAGRSAEGTGIGLALVRELVTLHGGEIDAASAEGAGSTFTVRIPYGEAADGTAGAPTTAAPTTAATLAAELSGPAGAGEMTGPRDAPLVLVVDDNADLRSYVSELLAPHFRVRAVADGRAALASLAAELPDLVLADVMMPRLDGFGLLAGVRADPRTAHLPVVLLSARAGPEAAVEGLTAGADDYLVKPFSADELLARVRANLDRARARLRQGELAAQVVESISDGVWVADPDGVIFQVDGTFERLTGYGQAGAPYRPPYPWWPDPAAYPQERALLDRALVHLLDEHVGGYEVPFQHPDGRLYWVSVSATEVPDPENDRVLLVGTVRDVTAEHEVTQRHRAAAALVDRLGGATDEAAVLTLTADALGRAFDGTAWLARRDDTGAAYAGTGRVAGLDPAVAARLTGAEPDGPAPDAEVPGIGGRLRTANREWVYWVQFLAPRPVPADERMLGGLLVAAGSQALQRVETVGLQDATVEGLRDAVREATERERAWRAEATARVEQQRAEESARRTAAVSQALLDSAPVGFGLVDTELRYLQVNPAMAAINRLPAADHIGRRPSECLPFYEPRMEELPRRALAHGPIVGVEFTVEAEPPATGRQHLVASYFPIRIADTDELAGLGFTVVDVTERTRLLEALGTERARFEQLAATDVLAVFGGVGERITEANEAFLAMLGYTGEDLARGRLTWPGLTPPGWEEPDRRALVELAETGRARSYAKEYRHVDGRRVPVQIGVVALEREPLRWLAYATDLTTERATQAELRLFQALVERSGDFIAVAAPDGRAVYVNPAGRALVGLDGSGGVDGLALVDFAAPDARQVWRNELIPAALTRGHHRAESRLVRLDTGEQVEVDHQTFTVTTGEDRETTAFVATVARDISERQRTLRQAEALARLAGGLSSARGRSAIVDAVTTLAPAVVDAALLRVAIAPPGGTVLEVAGGYAPPGELLVDADEPLARAVRDNAVLPLAEADGTSGVCLPLRYGDGGALGALEVRWDRPVTDNEALRNLLDAVAGLCSQALQRAELTGSAQAMADFAARLSVARSTVEAIDVILTAAPVALGAALPGLAMHDEGRRIRLWYNDEVPAGLAATFADLTVDDPRPVAYALRAGERVILRNRGEFAERFPGLPDPVGGHGLVTTVALPLFDAQRRPIAALGFGWWRERPLREGDLALLDTIADLCEQTLERVRLAAAEHNLVTRLAGRLRSSTLTTPSGLELATRYQPAMSGLHLGGDWYDLVGLGDDRLAVVLGDVVGHRVEAAADMAQLRTMLNTLIRLGVPLEEVFVRLTELLGFGFLGTCLVLVVDPAAGVAHVARAGHPHPVLLRRGGAPEPVSTVNAMPLGMVQEPMTIATVPFGPGDLLVAYTDGLVERRDRYYDEGVAALHRALVGVRDEPVEAIADALLRDLSGSEDDQALVVLRHVG
- a CDS encoding triacylglycerol lipase; amino-acid sequence: MLLRTILAATGVVAALLVPATAAQAADRTADRTATSTAAPPDAAATADTALAAAADANPVIVVGGLIGVSIAYEPIAARLRADGYRVWIYQLPNLGFGDIRESAKALSSYVDQVRASTGAAKVDLVTHSEGGLVSRWYVKFLGGGAKVDHYLSLGSPQYGTYVANILKFVGLGSCAGIPACQQMSIGSSFLGDLNGGDDTPGTVRWSTIRTWQDELVRPVDNAVLADGATNVLIQAWCPLRVVGHLGLVLDGTTYSAVRQVLADATVRPNCFAV
- a CDS encoding M48 family metalloprotease, whose product is MSDPHPDPQVRPAVEEPQPGPGPAADPDAHVGDPPHHGSRTGFADRPPGYPNAWVWLRAGILRDWRGVLGAFVATWFYLPVALLAAVWGGLLLGGTGLFLGGTRLSDAVPPELRDAPLVGALLDAFLNRSGGLVGGFLFFVAGFLGGILAVLVLPWRDAFDEPANLLTGLAGVVAAAVLTGVLYTLYRVLLEPRLLAVSGARRLSRREAERLRPILHECARRLGLPGVPRLLIEDDPVLTNARAYARHVVVTTSLLTESDEDVAALLSHELVHWRTGDEVTSAFVRGVALPLVLVHAVPTWLMRTFPHPATNFVVFVVFWPVLLTMKYVVLPLHSRDVRAAEYRADAGAVLAGHTRGMRDMLERRKSFESGRSGWDEAVCATHPPSELRLDRLDRLAAAPDPVHADDRAHADDPADAGEPVAPVTAAQLFGPPGGLGTPRSWLVAGVVMLVCCVGTGVLGVAQWALFRPGAVVDSYFEALADHDARAALEQLTPGARAAAGADDLLARMVEAKGYQPPTDVDVRSIDRTGDKAVAKVSFQLAGRRLDAELPLERQESATLGLFHEWRIVAGPATFQLPDGQPGLTVNGVAVPAGGDAGVSVPLLPGAYTVDGRRNALSETPAQPVVVVPGQESVGSAELVPTLTPDARRTAEESVRRYLDGCAAKRVAAPEGCPFRYYNGSTVKKIAWKITEYPTIELTLTGPTTARVATPYDAQGSARATGTTTDYFGGSTPFTDDETFGVSGVLSVVDGTLTFLPGDE
- a CDS encoding aldo/keto reductase, translated to MATSASSTQPAKASGTYRIGGDLQVDRLGYGAMQLTGPGVWGDPKDPAEAVRVLRRAYELGVTFIDTADSYGPFVSEMLIKEALHPYADDLVIATKAGLTRSGPGDWRPVGRPEYLRQQCELSLRHLGLEAIGLYQLHRIDEQVPLADQLGELALLKQEGKIRHIGLSEVTVEQIEAARKITPIVSVQNLYNLADRSAEDVLDYCARDDLAFIPWFPIATGNLAKPGGPLDAISTDHGATPAQLALAWLLRRSPVMLPIPGTSSVAHLEENVAAAEVQLTDDEFEALAKAA